Proteins co-encoded in one Streptomyces sp. SLBN-31 genomic window:
- a CDS encoding aldo/keto reductase, translating into MQYRTLGRTGVQVSTLALGAMNFGAIGKTTQDEATAIVDAALEAGVNLIDTADMYSAGGSEEMVGKAIAGRRDDIILATKATMPMGDERNHRGSSRRWLVTALDDSLRRLGVDHVDLYQIHRWDPTTSDEETLSALTDLQRAGKIRYFGSSTFPAHRIVQAQWAAREHRLGRYVTEQPSYSILQRGVEAHVLPVVEEYGLGVLVWSPLASGWLTGAVREGAEVTTNRSAFMPERFDLSLPYNRARLDAVERLAKVADEAGLTLIQLALGFVTAHPAVTAALIGPRTLDHLRSQLAAADTVLSADVLDAIDAIVAPGTDLAAHEKFDAPPALLDAALRRRG; encoded by the coding sequence ATGCAGTACCGCACCTTGGGCCGCACCGGCGTGCAGGTCAGTACGCTCGCGCTCGGCGCGATGAACTTCGGCGCCATCGGGAAGACCACCCAGGACGAGGCCACCGCCATCGTCGACGCCGCCCTGGAGGCGGGCGTCAACCTCATCGACACCGCCGACATGTACAGCGCCGGCGGATCGGAGGAGATGGTCGGCAAGGCCATCGCCGGCCGCCGCGACGACATCATCCTGGCCACCAAGGCGACCATGCCGATGGGCGACGAGCGCAACCACCGCGGCAGTTCACGCCGCTGGCTGGTCACGGCGCTGGACGACAGCCTGCGTCGGCTCGGCGTCGACCACGTGGACCTCTACCAGATCCACCGCTGGGACCCGACCACCAGTGACGAGGAGACGCTGTCGGCCCTCACCGACCTCCAACGGGCCGGGAAGATCCGCTACTTCGGCTCCTCGACCTTCCCCGCCCACCGCATCGTGCAGGCCCAGTGGGCCGCCCGCGAGCACCGCCTGGGCCGCTACGTCACCGAACAGCCCAGCTACTCGATCCTGCAGCGCGGAGTCGAGGCCCATGTCCTGCCCGTCGTCGAGGAGTACGGGCTCGGCGTGCTGGTGTGGAGCCCGCTCGCCTCCGGCTGGCTGACGGGCGCCGTCCGCGAGGGCGCTGAAGTCACCACCAACCGCTCGGCGTTCATGCCGGAACGCTTCGACCTGAGCCTGCCGTACAACCGGGCCCGGCTCGACGCCGTGGAGCGGCTCGCCAAGGTCGCCGACGAGGCCGGCCTGACCCTGATCCAGCTCGCCCTCGGGTTCGTGACCGCACACCCCGCCGTCACCGCCGCGCTCATCGGCCCGCGCACCCTCGACCACCTGCGCAGCCAGCTCGCCGCGGCCGACACGGTGCTCTCCGCCGACGTGCTCGACGCGATCGACGCGATCGTCGCGCCCGGCACCGACCTCGCCGCCCACGAGAAGTTCGACGCGCCGCCCGCGCTGCTGGACGCGGCCCTGCGCCGCCGCGGCTGA
- a CDS encoding ankyrin repeat domain-containing protein — protein sequence MNRRRQKKLTNRLFEAVLGDDAVGVAVLLRAGADPGRADREGTTPLYEAAVNGRTAIVRLLLAAGAPPDAESSGTGAEGTPLCAAACWGHTDVVRELLAHGADPSLREDHGTGWSPLRWAENGPHPGTAELLTAAGAG from the coding sequence ATGAACCGACGGCGGCAGAAGAAGCTCACCAACCGGCTCTTCGAGGCGGTCCTGGGGGACGATGCCGTCGGGGTGGCTGTGCTTCTGCGGGCCGGAGCCGATCCGGGACGAGCCGACCGGGAGGGCACCACCCCGCTGTACGAGGCGGCCGTCAACGGCCGGACCGCGATCGTCCGGCTGCTCCTGGCGGCCGGCGCCCCGCCCGACGCCGAGAGCAGCGGGACCGGCGCGGAGGGCACACCGCTGTGCGCCGCCGCCTGCTGGGGACACACCGACGTGGTACGGGAGTTGCTGGCGCACGGCGCCGATCCGTCCCTGCGCGAGGACCACGGCACGGGCTGGTCCCCGCTGCGGTGGGCGGAGAACGGTCCCCACCCCGGCACCGCCGAACTCCTCACCGCGGCCGGTGCGGGCTGA
- a CDS encoding NAD(P)/FAD-dependent oxidoreductase produces MTAHEAHRSYDAVVVGAGHNGLVAAAYLARAGRSVLVLERLGHTGGAAVSTRPFAGVDARLSRYSYLVSLLPKKIVRDLGLDFRVRARTISSYTPVERAGRATGLLVGGGEKRTREAFARLTGSDREYEAWQRFYGMTGRVAERVFPTLTEPLPTREELRRRIDDEEAWRTVFEEPIGVAVEDRFADDLVRGVVLTDALIGTFADAHDPSLAQNRCFLYHVIGGGTGAWDVPVGGMGALTDALARAAREAGAVIATGHEAVRIDTDGRAAEVTYRSADGEAVAAARHVLVNASPQALAELTGDAPPAPAEGAQLKVNMLLKRLPRLRDDSVDPREAFSGTFHIAEGYEQLATAHAQAAEGRLPTAPPSEIYCHSLTDPTILGADLAEQGYQTLTLFGLHTPARLFERDNDSVREELLKSTLAQLDAHLAEPLADCLAVDADGRPCIEAKTPLDLERDLRLPGGNIFHRALSWPHTTEEGTGRWGVETGHDNVLLCGAGAIRGGGVSGVPGHNAAMAALEATGE; encoded by the coding sequence ATGACCGCACACGAGGCACACCGCAGCTACGACGCCGTCGTCGTGGGCGCCGGCCACAACGGCCTGGTCGCCGCCGCCTACCTGGCCCGGGCCGGACGATCCGTGCTGGTGCTGGAGCGCCTCGGCCACACCGGCGGCGCCGCCGTCTCCACCCGGCCGTTCGCCGGCGTGGACGCACGGCTGTCGCGCTACTCGTACCTGGTCAGCCTGCTGCCGAAGAAGATCGTGCGCGACCTCGGCCTCGACTTCCGCGTCCGCGCCCGCACCATCTCGTCCTACACCCCCGTGGAACGCGCCGGCCGGGCCACCGGACTGCTGGTCGGCGGCGGCGAGAAGCGCACCCGGGAGGCCTTCGCCCGGCTCACGGGTTCCGACCGCGAGTACGAGGCCTGGCAGCGCTTCTACGGCATGACCGGCCGCGTCGCCGAGCGGGTCTTCCCGACCCTCACCGAGCCGTTGCCCACCCGGGAGGAGCTGCGCCGCCGCATCGACGACGAGGAGGCCTGGCGCACCGTGTTCGAGGAGCCGATCGGCGTCGCCGTCGAGGACCGCTTCGCCGACGACCTCGTGCGGGGCGTGGTCCTCACCGACGCCCTCATCGGCACCTTCGCCGACGCCCACGACCCATCGCTGGCCCAGAACCGCTGCTTCCTCTACCACGTCATCGGCGGCGGCACGGGCGCGTGGGACGTCCCCGTCGGCGGCATGGGCGCGCTGACCGACGCCCTCGCCAGGGCGGCCCGGGAGGCGGGCGCGGTCATCGCCACCGGGCACGAGGCGGTACGGATCGACACGGACGGACGAGCCGCCGAGGTGACGTACCGCTCGGCGGACGGCGAGGCCGTCGCCGCCGCCCGGCACGTGCTGGTCAACGCCTCCCCACAGGCCCTGGCCGAGCTGACCGGCGACGCGCCGCCCGCCCCCGCCGAGGGCGCCCAGCTCAAGGTGAACATGCTGCTCAAGAGGCTGCCCAGGCTGCGCGACGACTCCGTCGACCCGCGCGAGGCGTTCTCCGGCACCTTCCACATCGCCGAGGGCTACGAGCAGCTGGCCACCGCCCACGCCCAGGCCGCCGAGGGCCGGCTGCCCACCGCGCCGCCCTCGGAGATCTACTGCCACTCCCTGACCGACCCCACGATCCTCGGTGCGGACCTGGCCGAGCAGGGCTACCAGACGCTCACCCTGTTCGGCCTGCACACACCGGCCCGGCTCTTCGAGCGGGACAACGACTCCGTACGCGAGGAACTCCTCAAGTCGACCCTCGCCCAGCTCGACGCCCACCTCGCCGAACCGCTCGCCGACTGCCTGGCCGTCGACGCGGACGGCCGCCCCTGCATCGAGGCGAAGACGCCCCTGGACCTGGAGCGCGACCTGCGCCTGCCCGGCGGCAACATCTTCCACCGCGCCCTGTCCTGGCCCCACACCACCGAGGAAGGCACCGGGCGCTGGGGCGTGGAGACCGGCCACGACAACGTCCTGCTCTGCGGCGCGGGCGCGATCCGCGGCGGCGGCGTGAGCGGCGTCCCGGGCCACAACGCGGCGATGGCAGCACTGGAGGCGACCGGCGAGTGA
- a CDS encoding TetR/AcrR family transcriptional regulator yields the protein MKDGDSDETGGRGAPSRRKDARRNKETLLEAAAAVFVTKGVDAPVRDIAAEAGVGLGTLYRHFPTRADLIIGVYRHQVEACAEAGPALLASSGSPYTALALWVDRFVDFLVTKHGLAGVLQSDSAGFETLHAYFLDRLLPVCEQLLTAAEAADEIRPGLTAYELMRGVGNLCAGTESDPDYDARRLVELLVAGLRATPS from the coding sequence GTGAAGGACGGCGACAGCGACGAGACGGGCGGGCGCGGTGCTCCGTCCCGGCGTAAGGACGCCCGGCGCAACAAGGAGACGCTGCTGGAGGCGGCCGCCGCGGTCTTCGTCACCAAGGGCGTGGACGCGCCGGTGCGGGACATCGCGGCCGAGGCGGGTGTCGGGCTCGGCACGCTGTACCGCCACTTCCCCACCCGGGCCGACCTGATCATCGGCGTGTACCGGCACCAGGTCGAGGCCTGTGCCGAGGCCGGCCCGGCCCTCCTGGCGAGCAGCGGGAGCCCCTACACCGCGCTGGCACTCTGGGTCGACCGGTTCGTCGACTTCCTGGTCACCAAGCACGGGCTGGCCGGTGTCCTGCAGTCCGACAGCGCCGGGTTCGAGACGCTGCACGCCTACTTCCTGGACCGCCTGCTGCCGGTGTGCGAACAGCTGCTGACCGCGGCGGAGGCCGCCGACGAGATCCGCCCCGGTCTGACGGCCTACGAACTCATGCGCGGCGTCGGCAACCTGTGCGCCGGCACGGAGAGCGACCCCGACTACGACGCGCGCCGCCTGGTCGAACTCCTGGTCGCGGGACTGCGCGCGACGCCGTCCTAG
- a CDS encoding class I SAM-dependent methyltransferase, translated as MTSSAGDFYDSLAPDYHRIFPDWEASIARQAGALDGLLRSELGPGPHRLLDCACGIGTQAIGLARAGHRVVGSDLSPVAVARAAAEAAARGIGLPVVAADMRRLPFRPGAFDAVVCADNSIAHLLTLQDTALALGEMRRMLRDDGLLVLTLRDYDDLRRTRPASTPPQVSYGSDGRTITFQLWHWHADGEHYDQEYFQLLTQGEGWEVRVRQAASRALSREQLMEAASAAGFTGLDWRTPDATGFYQPVLTGRATG; from the coding sequence GTGACCTCCTCGGCCGGGGACTTCTACGACTCGCTGGCCCCGGACTACCACCGGATCTTCCCTGACTGGGAGGCGAGCATCGCCCGTCAGGCCGGAGCCCTGGACGGCCTGCTCCGGAGCGAACTCGGTCCGGGGCCGCACCGGTTGCTGGACTGCGCCTGCGGAATCGGCACCCAGGCGATCGGGCTGGCCCGGGCCGGGCACCGCGTCGTCGGCAGCGACCTGAGTCCCGTCGCCGTCGCACGGGCCGCCGCCGAAGCCGCGGCCCGCGGCATAGGGCTACCGGTCGTGGCGGCCGACATGCGCCGACTCCCCTTCCGGCCCGGCGCCTTCGACGCGGTCGTCTGCGCCGACAACTCGATCGCCCACCTGCTGACCCTTCAGGACACGGCCCTGGCGCTCGGTGAGATGCGGCGGATGCTGCGCGACGACGGGCTGCTCGTGCTCACCCTCCGGGACTACGACGACCTCCGGCGCACCCGCCCCGCGTCGACTCCGCCCCAGGTGTCGTACGGCTCCGACGGCCGGACGATCACCTTCCAGCTCTGGCACTGGCACGCCGACGGCGAGCACTACGACCAGGAGTACTTCCAGCTCCTGACGCAGGGGGAGGGCTGGGAGGTCCGCGTCCGGCAGGCCGCCTCGCGGGCGCTGTCCCGGGAGCAGCTGATGGAGGCCGCGAGCGCGGCGGGGTTCACCGGCCTCGACTGGCGCACGCCGGACGCCACCGGCTTCTACCAGCCGGTCCTCACGGGCCGGGCGACAGGCTAG